AAAAGTGTCTTTATTTAATATTATGGATATCTCCGGAACGGGTATGCATGTTCAGACGATTCGGCTTAATACAGTTGCATCGAATATGGCCAATGTGGATAGCATCAGTTCTAATGCACAGGAAACCTATCGCTCAAAACAGCCTGTGTTCCAAACTATTTTAGATCAACGTACCGGCGAGCCTAGAAACGGGGTTCGTGTTAAAGAGATTGTTGAGAGTCAAGCACCGTTAAAAATGGAATACAGCCCTAATCACCCTATGGCAAATGACGAGGGTTATATTTTTAGGCCTAATGTTAATGTGGTTGAAGAAATGGCAAATATGATGTCGGCCTCACAAACTTTTCAAACCAATGTTGAGGTAATGAACACCTCAAAGCAATTGCTTTTAAGAACGATACAGCTTGGTAAAGGCTAAGGATTAAGTCATGAATGTACTGCCTAACAGCCAGTTAAAAACAGAGACATTGCAACAACAGGGTAATCCGGGTGCGTTTGCTCCGAGTCAAGCACTAGGGCAAAAAGATTTTTTGATGCTCTTAACCACTCAAATGATGAACCAGGATCCAACTAAGCCGATGGATCCAACGGCTTTTGTTAGTGACCTAACCCAGATGAGTCAGCTGGAAGCAACTGCGCAATTAAACCAGTCCGTTATGGCCATGACAGCAGGCTTTCAGAATTTGCAGGTGATGCAAGCCTCTAGCATGATTGGTAAAAATGTGGTAGCGAAAGGCGAAGTGTTTTCCCACCAAGCGGGTGAAGCATCGACCATTCGCTTGAATACCACTGAGCCTTTAAAAGATGCCAGGTTGGTCATCACTAACTCAGCCGGTGTTGTAAAGGAATTAAGTTATCCCAGTCTTGCTCGTGGTGATACTACTGTCAGTTGGGATGGTAAAAACACCGCTGGTTTGGATGTGAGTTCGGGCGAATATCGCTTGGTTGCTTTTGGTTACAGCGCAGAGGGTGATATTAAATCAGTTAGTAGTTATGTAGGCACTTCTGTTAGAAGTGTTTCGGTTGAGCCAGACGGCAGCATGATGCTGACCTTGGCGACCGGTGAGCGCGTCAAAATGAATGCGGTTCGAGAAATAAGTTAATTTTTACAGGGGATTATCATGTCAGCATACGATTTAAACGCATTAAGTGGCATCAACGCCATGTCACAAGGTCTATCGGTGGTCTCAAACAACCTTGCCAACGCGCAGACGATGGGGTTTAAATCCTCACGTGCTGAATTTGCCGACATGTTTTCGGGTGCGCAAACTACGCCAGGTAATGGTGTTAGGGTCAATTCGATTACTCAAGACTTTTCTCAGGGTACGATTGCTTCAACTGGCCGAGAGTTAGATATGGCGATTGACGGTGATGGGTTTTTTATTCTGGAAGACAAATCCGGAAAGTATAGTAATATCTACACGCGAAATGGCTCTTTTAAGCTTGATAAGGACGGTTTTATTACTGATCAAACAGGAAACAACCTTTTGGGTTTTAACCTAAACCAAGTATTGTCGACTGAGTCAAAACCAGTTTTTGATACCGCTTTAAACCCGATCAATTTGGCGGACTTAAACCGCACGCCAAAAGCTACAGACCAAATGAATTACAATATCAACCTAGATGGTGAAGCTTTAATTAACGAAGATAAGTTGTTTCTACCTGATTTGGGAACGGTCAATAACTCGGTGGGTGGAAATAGCGTTCCTGCTTCTGATACAACCTCAACGCTTCCTAATATACAAAAGTTGACCAATCCGGCTCAAGCCTATGGCGGTTTTCCAGACTTTACCTATCCGATGACAATCCATGATAGTTTGGGTGGTGCTCATAAACTATCTTCCAATTTCTACATGCGTGATGTTGTAACATCGGCGAACTCTGATGTTGGTTTAGACCCAGCAACTGGAAATTATATTACGGATGGAACAGGGGTTGGAGTTAAATACACCAGTTGGTTAGTGCAATATAGCGTTGAGCGCTTTAATGATGGTACTGGGCAGTGGGAAACATCAGGTTTTAGAGAAGCGGTACCCGCAGATGGAACGGCAAGTGGTGATACCGGGTTGGTTTATGAGTTACGGTTTGATACCAACGGGCGATTGATTGATGCGAGACAACCAAATGTTGATCCGTTGGCAACCGGTGCAACCTCAGCAATTACTGGTCAAGATAACCCAAATGAGCCCCTGGTATTTGCTGATTGGAGTTCGGTAGGCACTCAACCCAAAATGCAGTGGGTGATCAATAATCCCATTATTGGTGCGAATGATCCTCTTGGTAATCCTCAAGCAATAACGGTGGGTATTGATGTCAATTTTGCGGACATGACCATGTTTGCCGGTGATAATCTATTGCGTGGTGTTACTCAAAATGGTTATAAAATTGGTGATTTGGTTGGCCTAACAACCAATCGTGAAGGTGTGATTGAAGCACGTTATTCAAACGGACGCTCTATC
The nucleotide sequence above comes from Thiomicrospira sp. R3. Encoded proteins:
- the flgC gene encoding flagellar basal body rod protein FlgC, producing the protein MSLFNIMDISGTGMHVQTIRLNTVASNMANVDSISSNAQETYRSKQPVFQTILDQRTGEPRNGVRVKEIVESQAPLKMEYSPNHPMANDEGYIFRPNVNVVEEMANMMSASQTFQTNVEVMNTSKQLLLRTIQLGKG
- a CDS encoding flagellar hook capping FlgD N-terminal domain-containing protein; this translates as MNVLPNSQLKTETLQQQGNPGAFAPSQALGQKDFLMLLTTQMMNQDPTKPMDPTAFVSDLTQMSQLEATAQLNQSVMAMTAGFQNLQVMQASSMIGKNVVAKGEVFSHQAGEASTIRLNTTEPLKDARLVITNSAGVVKELSYPSLARGDTTVSWDGKNTAGLDVSSGEYRLVAFGYSAEGDIKSVSSYVGTSVRSVSVEPDGSMMLTLATGERVKMNAVREIS
- a CDS encoding flagellar hook protein FlgE, translated to MSAYDLNALSGINAMSQGLSVVSNNLANAQTMGFKSSRAEFADMFSGAQTTPGNGVRVNSITQDFSQGTIASTGRELDMAIDGDGFFILEDKSGKYSNIYTRNGSFKLDKDGFITDQTGNNLLGFNLNQVLSTESKPVFDTALNPINLADLNRTPKATDQMNYNINLDGEALINEDKLFLPDLGTVNNSVGGNSVPASDTTSTLPNIQKLTNPAQAYGGFPDFTYPMTIHDSLGGAHKLSSNFYMRDVVTSANSDVGLDPATGNYITDGTGVGVKYTSWLVQYSVERFNDGTGQWETSGFREAVPADGTASGDTGLVYELRFDTNGRLIDARQPNVDPLATGATSAITGQDNPNEPLVFADWSSVGTQPKMQWVINNPIIGANDPLGNPQAITVGIDVNFADMTMFAGDNLLRGVTQNGYKIGDLVGLTTNREGVIEARYSNGRSIPVAQLALGNFNDLNALEKLGGQMYAESFGSGPVQISKAGSGVVGAIQAGSLEYSNVDTAGELVKMIQLQRTYQASAQVISTSQELTRTILNL